AGTGGGATTGAGGAACTTTCTGAGTGGTATGGCTCTTGACAACATGTGGGCTCCACCGGCAGCACTCATAGGGGATGGGCCTGCCAAGACAGTGGGTAACCAGGCCCCCGGGCAGACACAGGCCCTCCAGACTGCCTCCTTAAGGGATGGCCCAGCAAAGCGGGCCGTGTGGGTCGGCCGTAGTTCAGAGCCACAAGAACCTACTGAATCAAAGGCAGCCACAGAGAGACCCAAGCAGGAGGTGACCAAAGCAGTGGTCGTGGACCTGGGCACAGGCTACTGTAAATGTGGCTTTGCCGGCCTGCCAAGACCCACCCACAAGATCTCCACAACAGTGGGCAAGCCCCACATGGAGACCGCTAAGACTGGGGATAATCGTAAGGAGACATTCGTGGGGCAGGAACTCAACAACACAAATGTTCATCTCAAGCTAGTTAATCCTCTGCGACATGGCATCATCGTGGACTGGGATACAGTGCAGGATATCTGGGAATATCTCTTCCGACAAGAGATGAAGATTGCCCCGGAGGAGCATGCAGTCTTGGTTTCAGATCCACCACTGAGCCCACACACCAACAGAGAGAAGTACGCGGAAATGCTGTTTGAAGCCTTCAACACCCCTGCAATGCACATCGCCTATCAGTCCCGCCTGTCCATGTACTCCTATGGAAGGACCTCTGGCCTGGTGGTGGAGGTTGGCCATGGTGTGTCCTATGTGGTCCCCATCTATGAGGGTTATCCTTTGCCCAGCATCACCGGAAGGCTAGACTATGCGGGCTCTGACCTGACAGCCTACCTGCTGGGCCTGCTGAACAGTGCAGGGAATGAATTCACCCAGGACCAGATAGGCATCGTGGAGGACATCAAGAAGAAATGCTGCTTTGTGGCCCTGGATCCCATTGAAGAGAAGAAAGTCCCTCTGAGTGAGCATATGATGCACTATGTGCTGCCGGATGGAAAGGAGATTCACCTGGGCCAGGAAAGATTCCTCTGCTCAGAGATGTTCTTCAAGCCATCTCTCATCAAGTCCATGCAGCTGGGCCTCCACACCCAAACTGTGTCCTGCCTTAACAAGTGTGACATCGCCCTCAAACGGGACCTCATGGGGAACATCCTGCTCTGTGGGGGCAGCACGATGCTCAGTGGCTTCCCTAATCGCCTGCAGAAGGAGCTAAGCAGCATGTGTCCCAATGACAGCCCACAGGTAAACGTGTTGCCTGAGAGAGACAGTGCCGTGTGGACCGGTGGCTCCATCCTGGCCTCACTTCAGGGTTTCCAACCACTGTGGGTTCGCCGCTTTGAGTACGAGGAACATGGGCCTTTCTTCCTCTACAGAAGGTGCTTCTGAACAGCGATGAGGATGGCTGCTACACTGGCAGTGCATGCCCTTGGCTGGGTGAGCACGCTCCTACACACAGCAGGTGGAGCCGGGGCTTATTCCTATAGCATTAAACACTCCTCACATGCCCTCCACAGTGTGTTTCTCTGCTTCCTGACCTAGTAAGAACAACTTCACACATGCAGCATCTGccttaaaatatacatttcccaaaacaaaagcaagagTAGGGGAAGGATGAACAAAAAAGGACATGCATTGTATGTGGAATGCTTAAACATTCACTTGCTCTAAAATTATGCTGCCCCTTATTTTGTGCATTCCCCACTTTCGGAACTACTTTATGGTTAAACTCTGCTTGGAAGGGGGAGTGCAATGAAGATTAGAGGGTAAATGCTGTTGGGGCATATAAGCAGTTCCCTTTCCATAAATGCCAACAGGAAATATGCTGTAACAGGGCAATCTCCCACAAAGCATCAGTGTTCATTTCACACTTCATCAGCAACGCTGAGGGCTTGGAAAGAGCTGGCAAAGCTGTCCGAGTCCTGTTTCAACAGGAGTTTCTTTTAGTTCCAACAGTCCATTTATGTCTCAACACCAGTTCTTACTAAGCCAACACAGTGATGGGCTGCTGAAGCCTAGCATATTACAAGCAAGGCATATATGTAGGTGCCTTAAAGGGCAACTCTTCAGATAACAAGTACTATACAGATTTCCCTATTTTTTGggggacagtcttgctctgcctccaggcgccaggctggagtgcagtggcgcaatctcagcccactgcaacctccgcctcccgggttcaagcaattctcctgcctcagcctccctagtagctgggactacaggtgtgcgccaccacgcccagctaatttttgtattttttagtatagacggggtttcaacatgttgccagtatggtctcgatctcttgacctcgtgatctgcccaccttggcctcccaaagtgctgggattacagatttccttttaaaaagtgaagtaaGGTTTGTCTTGGGTTATCACCAGAGATTAGGGATTGAAGCCACAGTCTTTCTCTAGACACTTCATCTCCCAGCTGACTGGATTCTCCATTAGCCTATAACACACAGTTGGAGTGTGCAATGTGCTGAGGATAAAGGCTGCTGGTTCTGGGGCTGATGGTGTGGGTCTATGGGAGGCTGCCCTATGTGGGTCATTCTAACCAAACTGGGAAGTGGGAGCCCAAAGAAATACAGAGACTCTTAGTAGCCAGGGAAGCCCTTCCAGGGCCCAGCAAGCTCTATAGTGTTCCTGCAGGGAGAGTCTGTAATATGAGCACTTTAAATTGGAGATTCTTTAGAACAGCCCCCAATACACTCTCTGTCCTATCTTTAAAGTTCAGAATCTGAACACTAGTGGGTGCATACAATAGTGTACAGAACATGGGCTCTGGACTCTGGGGTATGAAACACTATTTCgctacccccaagctgtgtgacttGAGTTTGTTTGCTTGCCGGCAAAACTGGGTATGAATGCCTACCTCACACAggcattttaaaaacagtgaaaaacaaCTGAATGCCAGTATCTAGACTCCTGGAGGTACATATAATAGCTAGCTACTATCTTTAGGTTTCTACCTCTTATACAGAAGGCCAAAGTCTCTTACTATAGTCCTTAGCCACACAGGCGCTCAAAGGCACATTCTGTTGGCACCTCCACCATCTCCACAGAGAAGCCCTCCAGAGCCACCCTCACAGATTCCAGGTTTGCCTAGACAGCCTTGAAAGGCCTAAAGCGCCTGACCCCGGATCCAGGTCTGGTGAGTAAGAGTATTTGGCTGGCACCAGCAGAGACAGAGAGCCACAGAAGGGCAGGTGAGGATCCTATGGTTCAGCAAGGATGACTAAGCCTTATGCTGGACTGTCAAGGAATCAGGAGTTGGGTACACTGACCTGAGAGAGAGGGACATCTTTACCTCAGTTTCTGCCCAAACTGCTCTACTGTCAACACTCCATGATCATTCACTGAGGGGCAAGTTGAAGTCTGATTAGTTCTTAATTCGTTCTTATCCTTTGGACCTCTTTGGCAGGGTGGTAAACCCATGAACCTCTTCTTagaatcatgttttaaaatgcgtaaaataaaatgcatgattACAGAGGAAACCTATCATACAGAAATATGCTCTATATACCGATCCCTTAGGGGTATAAGAACCCCACATCAAAGATCCCTAAAAGGGAAAGAGTCTTAATGAAGAGGATTGGGAGGT
The sequence above is a segment of the Saimiri boliviensis isolate mSaiBol1 chromosome 2, mSaiBol1.pri, whole genome shotgun sequence genome. Coding sequences within it:
- the ACTL7A gene encoding actin-like protein 7A, translated to MALDNMWAPPAALIGDGPAKTVGNQAPGQTQALQTASLRDGPAKRAVWVGRSSEPQEPTESKAATERPKQEVTKAVVVDLGTGYCKCGFAGLPRPTHKISTTVGKPHMETAKTGDNRKETFVGQELNNTNVHLKLVNPLRHGIIVDWDTVQDIWEYLFRQEMKIAPEEHAVLVSDPPLSPHTNREKYAEMLFEAFNTPAMHIAYQSRLSMYSYGRTSGLVVEVGHGVSYVVPIYEGYPLPSITGRLDYAGSDLTAYLLGLLNSAGNEFTQDQIGIVEDIKKKCCFVALDPIEEKKVPLSEHMMHYVLPDGKEIHLGQERFLCSEMFFKPSLIKSMQLGLHTQTVSCLNKCDIALKRDLMGNILLCGGSTMLSGFPNRLQKELSSMCPNDSPQVNVLPERDSAVWTGGSILASLQGFQPLWVRRFEYEEHGPFFLYRRCF